In the Pelorhabdus rhamnosifermentans genome, one interval contains:
- a CDS encoding sensor histidine kinase KdpD, translating to MDTGLESRRDPERLLKKASKEMKGKLTVFLGAAAGVGKTYAMLENAQERLSEGADIVIGWVEPHGRKETEALAVGLPRIAPRRMEYHGKVLDEMDIDAILTKHPEIVLVDELAHTNIAGSRHVRRFQDVEELLNAGIDVYTTLNIQHVESLNDVVERITQVTVRETVPDSILENADQVQLIDIPPADLIKRLKEGKVYIPGQVERALHNFFRPGNINALREMALRFTAHRVDQQLNEYMHDHAIEGPWPAAEKILVCVSASPFSAYLIRITKRMAAGMKADWYAVHVETSHRAVLGDQDRERLARNLHLADELGGKIMSISGRDMVEELLLFSHTENISHIVIGKPLKNRFWEWLTGGALVDNLIRKSGGIQIHVIQGKKSAEPIAKVETVTKSQPRCWKYYMGGLAMMGGLTVFCLFMKQLDLVNIAMLYLLPVLLSAAWWGRDPSYVTAVCTVVVFDYLFVPPIMSFSVLDIRYIWSFIIFLLVAFISGGQTERLRKEALFAQQQEKRIRALYEFSREMAALVDLEAIVERLAVKASQALERSVVVLLPNQGGKLEIRSSGNTDHCQTEFARDASEFAVASWVFEHGQVAGRSTETLPSAQFLYLPMNVRGKTIGVLGLHMVEKSVTPEQRRLIDAWATIAAIAVERIHLATEASQAALVAESERLGAALFNSISHELRTPLATIMGSASTLLDQEIHIPKEAQVELKENIKDSALRMERIINNLLDTARLESGVMNIKRDWCDMEDIMGVALQRLVERLKNRPTKVEIQGELPLIKGDCVLLEQVLVNLLDNAIKYSPADKLIELRAFVEDTKLVVSVADQGVGIPEEALEKVFEKFYRAGGSSIAGGTGLGLSICKGIIEAHGGTIWVVNLPTGGTRFTFMLPLNQSEVNIG from the coding sequence GTGGACACAGGCTTAGAATCGCGTCGTGATCCGGAACGGCTATTGAAGAAAGCGAGTAAGGAAATGAAAGGGAAACTGACGGTATTTCTTGGGGCTGCAGCAGGTGTGGGAAAAACGTATGCCATGTTGGAAAATGCCCAGGAACGACTCAGCGAAGGTGCTGATATTGTCATTGGGTGGGTGGAACCCCATGGACGAAAGGAAACAGAAGCTTTGGCAGTGGGATTGCCGAGGATCGCGCCGCGCAGGATGGAGTATCATGGCAAAGTACTTGATGAAATGGATATTGATGCGATACTTACCAAACATCCTGAGATTGTGTTAGTTGATGAATTAGCTCATACTAATATTGCCGGTTCCCGTCATGTCCGTCGCTTTCAGGATGTGGAAGAACTGCTTAATGCGGGGATTGATGTCTATACGACTCTTAATATTCAGCATGTAGAAAGTTTAAATGATGTCGTCGAGCGTATTACACAGGTAACTGTTCGCGAAACAGTTCCTGACTCGATATTGGAAAATGCCGATCAAGTTCAGTTGATTGATATTCCACCAGCGGATCTCATTAAGCGGTTAAAAGAAGGCAAGGTTTATATCCCCGGGCAGGTTGAACGCGCGTTGCACAACTTTTTTCGGCCCGGCAATATTAATGCATTAAGGGAGATGGCTCTGCGGTTTACTGCTCACCGTGTGGATCAGCAGTTAAATGAATATATGCATGATCATGCCATTGAAGGACCTTGGCCGGCAGCGGAGAAAATATTAGTTTGTGTGAGTGCCAGTCCTTTTTCAGCCTATTTGATTCGGATAACAAAAAGAATGGCGGCAGGAATGAAAGCCGATTGGTATGCCGTACATGTTGAAACATCTCATCGGGCGGTTCTTGGCGATCAGGATAGGGAGCGGCTGGCGCGTAATCTGCATCTAGCGGACGAATTGGGCGGGAAAATCATGTCCATATCAGGTCGTGATATGGTAGAAGAACTGCTGCTCTTTTCTCATACGGAAAATATTTCGCATATCGTCATTGGCAAGCCGCTAAAAAATCGTTTTTGGGAGTGGTTAACAGGGGGTGCTCTTGTTGATAATCTGATTCGAAAAAGTGGCGGTATTCAAATTCATGTCATTCAAGGTAAAAAATCTGCCGAACCGATAGCCAAGGTTGAAACAGTGACGAAGTCGCAGCCTCGTTGTTGGAAGTATTATATGGGCGGTTTGGCCATGATGGGCGGGCTGACAGTTTTTTGTTTATTTATGAAGCAATTGGATTTGGTGAACATTGCTATGCTTTACTTGTTGCCAGTTTTGTTGAGCGCTGCATGGTGGGGGCGGGATCCATCCTATGTTACGGCAGTTTGTACGGTTGTTGTATTTGATTATTTGTTTGTTCCCCCTATTATGAGTTTTAGTGTACTTGATATTCGCTATATTTGGAGTTTTATTATTTTTCTGCTTGTCGCATTTATATCAGGTGGTCAGACAGAACGGCTCAGGAAAGAGGCACTTTTTGCACAACAGCAAGAAAAAAGAATTCGTGCGCTATATGAATTTAGCCGAGAGATGGCGGCACTCGTTGATTTGGAGGCTATCGTTGAACGTTTGGCTGTCAAAGCTTCACAAGCACTTGAACGCTCTGTTGTAGTACTACTTCCTAATCAGGGGGGGAAGCTGGAAATTCGTTCTAGTGGAAATACGGATCATTGTCAAACGGAGTTTGCTCGTGATGCCAGCGAATTTGCCGTGGCTAGTTGGGTATTCGAACACGGCCAGGTAGCAGGACGATCAACAGAGACGCTTCCTTCGGCTCAGTTTCTCTATTTGCCGATGAATGTTCGTGGGAAAACGATTGGTGTTCTCGGTTTGCATATGGTCGAAAAAAGTGTAACGCCGGAACAGAGACGGCTCATTGATGCCTGGGCAACGATTGCTGCCATTGCAGTCGAAAGAATTCATTTAGCAACAGAAGCGAGTCAAGCAGCGCTTGTCGCGGAATCGGAAAGATTAGGTGCGGCGCTTTTTAATTCCATATCGCATGAACTTCGGACGCCGCTTGCTACGATTATGGGGTCTGCTTCAACCTTACTTGATCAAGAGATACACATACCGAAAGAGGCACAGGTGGAACTGAAAGAAAACATTAAAGACAGTGCTCTGCGTATGGAGCGTATCATCAATAATTTACTTGATACAGCCAGACTTGAGAGTGGTGTGATGAATATTAAGCGCGATTGGTGCGATATGGAAGATATTATGGGTGTAGCGCTGCAACGTTTGGTGGAACGGCTAAAAAATCGTCCCACGAAAGTAGAAATTCAAGGGGAGCTTCCGCTTATTAAAGGTGATTGCGTTCTATTAGAACAGGTGTTAGTCAATTTGTTAGATAATGCCATTAAATATTCGCCTGCTGATAAGTTGATTGAGCTCCGTGCTTTTGTGGAAGACACGAAATTAGTCGTTTCGGTGGCTGATCAAGGAGTCGGTATTCCGGAAGAAGCATTAGAAAAGGTATTTGAAAAATTCTATCGTGCCGGAGGGAGCTCTATTGCGGGTGGAACGGGTCTGGGATTATCTATTTGTAAGGGAATTATTGAAGCCCATGGTGGAACTATTTGGGTAGTGAATTTGCCAACAGGCGGAACGCGGTTTACTTTTATGCTGCCGCTAAATCAATCGGAAGTAAATATTGGTTAA
- a CDS encoding response regulator: MEQRLKVLVVDDEPQIRRLIKVSLEGHGYQVLEAADGKTGVDQVLSSKPDIFLLDLGLPDMDGKKVIQLVRDWSTIPIIILSARDQEAEKVEALDMGANDYITKPFGVGELMARIRVCLRSQGNGADESQVHCGDLVIDLAKHQVTLSGNEVKLTPTQYDLLKVLAQNAGKVLTHRQLLKRVWGAESDDTQYIRVYIGQLRRKIEEDPSRPKYLITESGIGYRLMYQ, from the coding sequence ATGGAGCAACGTCTGAAGGTGTTAGTTGTCGACGATGAACCGCAGATTCGTCGCTTGATTAAAGTTTCATTGGAAGGCCATGGCTATCAAGTGCTTGAGGCAGCCGATGGGAAGACTGGTGTGGACCAAGTGTTAAGTAGTAAACCAGATATTTTCTTGCTCGATTTGGGATTGCCTGATATGGATGGAAAAAAGGTAATCCAGTTAGTTCGCGATTGGTCGACGATTCCCATTATTATTTTATCTGCCAGAGATCAGGAAGCAGAAAAGGTTGAGGCACTAGATATGGGGGCCAATGACTATATTACCAAGCCTTTTGGTGTGGGTGAGTTAATGGCGCGTATTCGCGTTTGTCTGCGTTCCCAAGGGAATGGAGCGGATGAATCACAAGTCCATTGTGGTGACTTAGTCATTGATTTAGCGAAGCATCAGGTCACATTGTCTGGCAATGAAGTAAAATTAACGCCAACACAGTATGATCTATTAAAGGTTCTGGCGCAAAATGCAGGGAAAGTGTTGACTCATCGCCAATTGCTGAAAAGGGTCTGGGGGGCCGAAAGTGATGATACGCAATATATACGCGTATATATTGGACAATTACGTAGGAAAATTGAAGAAGATCCCTCACGGCCTAAGTATTTGATTACCGAATCCGGTATTGGTTATCGGTTAATGTATCAGTAA
- the menA gene encoding 1,4-dihydroxy-2-naphthoate octaprenyltransferase, which yields MTKSWFLAIRPWSLTASIIPILFGTVLAIPESPILQISRLLAALLGGMLLQIAANLFNTWGDYVTGVDTVASAHSCPELVTGTMTPKQMKSAAFTCLAGGGLFGLYLTFECGWVIMVLGVLGVVGAYCYTAGPYPFKYEGLGTFFVFFLMGPFMIFPAYYIQAEKLSLLPVLASLPLSCLVMAILHANDLRDLADDYDAGIRTFALLLGLDKGMIVYFTLYGLCFLSLLGLIVISLLPLSTGLTFLLLPMAYHQLQDARQAWLGNRERMIYLVKQAAAFHCLFGSCLIITAAFGYLL from the coding sequence ATGACAAAATCCTGGTTTTTAGCTATTCGCCCCTGGTCCTTAACTGCATCAATTATCCCCATTTTATTTGGCACTGTTCTAGCCATTCCAGAATCGCCTATCCTTCAAATAAGCCGCTTATTGGCTGCCTTACTTGGCGGCATGCTTCTTCAAATTGCAGCCAATCTATTCAATACTTGGGGTGATTACGTGACAGGTGTCGACACAGTCGCTTCAGCTCATTCCTGCCCCGAGCTTGTTACAGGCACTATGACACCCAAACAAATGAAATCGGCTGCCTTCACTTGCCTTGCTGGCGGCGGCCTCTTTGGCCTATATCTGACCTTTGAATGCGGTTGGGTCATTATGGTCTTAGGAGTCCTGGGAGTTGTCGGTGCTTATTGTTATACAGCAGGTCCCTACCCTTTCAAATATGAGGGACTTGGCACATTCTTCGTTTTTTTTCTCATGGGGCCCTTCATGATTTTCCCTGCCTATTACATACAGGCCGAAAAGCTCTCCCTCTTGCCTGTATTGGCTTCCCTGCCACTTTCATGTCTCGTTATGGCCATTTTACATGCCAATGATTTACGAGACTTAGCAGACGACTACGATGCAGGCATTCGCACGTTTGCACTATTATTAGGTCTTGATAAGGGAATGATCGTTTATTTTACTCTCTATGGCCTGTGCTTTCTATCTTTACTTGGACTCATTGTCATAAGTCTATTGCCGCTTAGTACAGGTTTGACCTTTCTGTTACTTCCTATGGCTTATCATCAGCTTCAGGACGCCCGTCAGGCTTGGCTGGGAAATCGCGAACGCATGATCTATCTAGTAAAACAAGCAGCGGCTTTTCACTGTCTTTTTGGCTCTTGCCTCATCATTACAGCAGCCTTTGGCTACCTCTTGTAA
- a CDS encoding spore germination protein: MEKNFFTDLYDFIRTGLVYEPDSGPKPFVLKEKEGQQSKDFLVEAPLVAREMGVLLRHATRLERLMKQTIAWLYDENLHSEKLKDLAGELEIMKKQQGELAPMLLSYNQAELDEHLVSASLTENQRIIRNLYDLPDNKDLIARTFEIPCQPPIAALLVFMEGMIDKKLINLSILQPLMNIKGPCDAWENDLVGNIVNLALPSNQAKKLSNFSELVQGINDGDTALFLDGQTKAVLLETKGYALRTIGKPQLEQSVRGSQAAFCEGLRINTGLMRTYLPTADLVTEIIKVGDRVPVKCAIMYLKSVVNPTLVTEIKRRLNGISTDYIVNMGMLEQFIEDYPKVPFPQMLSTERPDRAAVHLTEGRIALILDGTPFAQVFPINLFTFLHSVEDFSLKVPIGTFMRLIRTMGGILSVILPSLYLAVNYFHQEAMPTELALAIAGAREKVPFPSLVEILLMDFSFELIREAALRVPGLLGTSIGIVGALILGQAAVAANIVSPIMVVLIAITGLASFTIPDYRLAMAVRVMRFIFLLLAASLGLVGLSFGVLIILVGLCSMKSFGVPYLSPLAPRTTAGLDVFIRGSVFNQERRPDDLNAQDERKQPLISREWTKEQPSGKEREK; this comes from the coding sequence ATGGAAAAAAATTTCTTTACTGATCTGTATGATTTTATCAGAACAGGACTGGTTTATGAGCCGGATTCGGGTCCTAAGCCGTTTGTATTGAAAGAAAAAGAAGGTCAGCAGAGTAAAGATTTTCTAGTTGAAGCTCCTTTAGTAGCGCGTGAAATGGGAGTCTTACTGCGTCATGCCACGCGTCTGGAAAGGTTAATGAAACAGACAATAGCATGGCTATATGATGAGAATTTACATTCAGAAAAGCTGAAAGATTTAGCTGGCGAGCTTGAGATTATGAAAAAGCAGCAAGGCGAACTTGCGCCAATGCTGCTGTCTTATAATCAAGCTGAGCTTGATGAACATCTTGTCAGTGCGAGTTTAACGGAAAATCAGCGCATCATTCGAAATCTCTATGATCTTCCTGATAATAAAGATCTCATTGCTCGTACCTTTGAGATCCCTTGCCAGCCGCCTATTGCGGCGTTACTCGTTTTTATGGAAGGCATGATTGACAAGAAATTGATTAATTTGTCAATTTTGCAGCCTCTTATGAATATTAAGGGTCCATGTGATGCATGGGAGAACGATTTGGTGGGCAATATTGTGAATTTGGCTTTGCCTAGTAATCAAGCCAAGAAGTTAAGTAACTTTAGTGAACTCGTGCAAGGCATTAATGATGGTGATACTGCACTGTTTTTGGATGGGCAAACAAAAGCGGTGCTGCTCGAAACGAAGGGCTATGCTTTACGAACCATTGGTAAACCACAACTTGAACAGTCTGTGAGGGGGTCACAAGCAGCTTTCTGTGAAGGACTGAGGATTAATACGGGTCTCATGCGCACCTATTTGCCTACGGCAGATCTTGTCACTGAAATTATCAAGGTAGGCGATCGCGTACCAGTAAAATGTGCCATCATGTACTTGAAGTCTGTTGTGAATCCGACGTTAGTGACTGAAATTAAGCGACGATTAAATGGCATTTCTACGGATTACATTGTCAATATGGGTATGTTGGAGCAATTTATTGAAGATTATCCTAAGGTACCTTTTCCTCAGATGCTTTCGACAGAGCGGCCCGATCGAGCTGCTGTTCATCTTACAGAAGGACGCATTGCTTTAATCCTTGACGGGACACCGTTTGCCCAGGTTTTTCCGATTAATTTGTTCACTTTTCTTCATTCTGTGGAAGATTTTAGTTTGAAAGTACCCATCGGCACTTTCATGCGACTCATTAGGACGATGGGGGGCATCCTTTCTGTGATATTGCCTTCTCTCTATTTAGCTGTGAATTATTTTCATCAGGAAGCCATGCCGACAGAACTGGCTCTGGCTATTGCCGGAGCGAGAGAAAAAGTGCCTTTCCCATCCCTCGTGGAGATCCTATTAATGGATTTTTCTTTTGAACTGATTCGAGAGGCAGCACTGCGCGTTCCGGGCTTGCTCGGCACGTCCATTGGGATTGTGGGCGCCCTTATTTTAGGCCAGGCGGCAGTGGCTGCGAATATTGTTAGTCCCATTATGGTAGTGCTGATTGCCATTACGGGTCTGGCTTCTTTTACGATTCCTGATTATCGTCTGGCCATGGCTGTCCGGGTAATGCGGTTTATTTTTTTGCTGTTAGCCGCTTCGCTAGGACTCGTAGGGCTGTCTTTTGGCGTACTTATTATTTTAGTCGGGCTGTGCAGTATGAAGAGTTTTGGTGTGCCTTATCTTTCTCCCCTTGCACCACGCACAACAGCGGGATTGGATGTTTTTATACGCGGTTCTGTTTTTAATCAGGAGCGTCGGCCCGATGACCTTAATGCACAGGATGAACGTAAGCAACCTCTGATTAGCCGAGAGTGGACAAAGGAACAGCCTAGTGGCAAGGAGAGAGAAAAATGA
- a CDS encoding GerAB/ArcD/ProY family transporter, which yields MSYESGKLGVAEGIALVFILTISRIFLSTPVAILDDAAGLAWLETFLHGVSAFILFWALLTVFQRFPGDLFSVSQILVGSFGAWLISLYYMAIFFINYIMILRQFAENTLITALPLTEFNVVIAAYAGVAAIVVYAGVEAMTRATSILLPFGIFLLLLVMALLIPFYNVYNLAPWQGTGLGPVLWGSTAKAGVDFGIFVFVILAPAFHSLKTIRTASLWGMGLSLLLRSLSMLVYTLIFGVDVGREKVLPFFEMARLVYLNRYVQRIEALFIVLWVLTGTLNLAASLYVGLYILTRLFKLPSMRPLIFIVTIILAELAMLPTDVITVIEWDGKALLFFDIGIYVIPVILLVAATIKLRRKEGGGWDFDSPQ from the coding sequence ATGAGTTATGAGAGTGGAAAATTAGGCGTAGCAGAAGGAATCGCGCTGGTATTTATTTTGACGATTTCCCGTATTTTTTTGTCTACGCCTGTGGCCATTCTCGACGATGCTGCCGGGTTGGCATGGCTAGAAACCTTTTTGCATGGTGTTTCAGCTTTTATCTTGTTTTGGGCGTTATTAACCGTTTTTCAACGTTTTCCCGGTGATTTATTTAGTGTGTCACAGATTTTAGTGGGTTCCTTTGGTGCCTGGTTGATCAGCTTATATTATATGGCAATATTTTTTATTAATTATATTATGATTTTACGCCAATTTGCCGAAAATACGCTCATTACAGCCCTTCCTTTGACAGAATTTAATGTTGTTATTGCTGCTTATGCGGGGGTGGCCGCGATTGTTGTCTATGCAGGAGTAGAGGCCATGACTAGGGCGACGTCGATTCTTTTGCCCTTTGGGATTTTTTTGTTACTTCTTGTTATGGCACTTCTCATTCCTTTTTATAATGTGTATAACTTGGCACCTTGGCAAGGAACAGGACTGGGGCCTGTTTTATGGGGTTCAACAGCAAAAGCCGGAGTTGATTTTGGTATTTTCGTTTTTGTTATTTTGGCTCCAGCTTTTCATTCGTTAAAAACCATTCGAACAGCTTCTCTATGGGGTATGGGACTAAGTCTCTTGCTTCGCTCCCTATCGATGCTTGTTTATACGCTTATCTTTGGGGTAGATGTTGGACGGGAAAAAGTGTTACCTTTTTTTGAAATGGCCCGTTTAGTTTACCTTAACCGTTATGTTCAGCGCATTGAAGCCTTATTTATTGTTTTGTGGGTCCTTACGGGAACTCTCAATCTTGCGGCATCTCTTTATGTGGGGCTTTATATTTTGACACGATTGTTTAAACTGCCCTCAATGCGGCCGCTTATTTTCATTGTGACCATTATCCTGGCGGAACTGGCGATGTTGCCAACTGATGTCATAACAGTCATTGAATGGGATGGAAAAGCTCTGTTATTTTTTGATATCGGCATTTATGTGATTCCAGTCATTTTACTTGTTGCAGCGACAATAAAATTACGACGGAAGGAGGGAGGGGGATGGGACTTCGATTCGCCGCAGTAA
- a CDS encoding Ger(x)C family spore germination protein, with product MGLRFAAVICFTLMTIFISGCNGGRETDEVAYVIGIGIDKAGEGELNITYQIAIPKALGSGGGGSGESGDSAGSKSVETVTIHTNNIAEARNILNTLMARVPNLSHNKAFFIGEELARQGVGDIFGPLVRYREYRGSMFIAIVRGGTAQDYLKKLNPKLELLPSKFIETMMLTHNETGYYVRSNLQEFYKSMKSGSDSPHAALISTNSVDGQDLPSGEKLPYEKLNEYLAGDIPVYGSAAASNFAGTALFRHDKMVGTLTTEETRMLLILQGNLPRAFTVIEDPQLPDKAVNIQMRLGEKPTITLSSKDGYLVFDVSVMLEGEVTAIPSGIHYEQGKDKKQLEAELSAVIQNQIEKMLKKTQLMGSDPVGFGYYSRTLFPTYQAWQQQNWDEIYPSVQFHIHVTTKLRRTGLMGKTSPIKGK from the coding sequence ATGGGACTTCGATTCGCCGCAGTAATTTGTTTTACTTTGATGACAATTTTTATTTCCGGCTGTAACGGGGGCAGGGAAACGGATGAAGTTGCTTATGTTATCGGGATCGGTATTGATAAAGCAGGTGAGGGTGAACTCAATATAACTTATCAGATTGCTATCCCAAAGGCTCTTGGCAGTGGCGGCGGAGGAAGTGGTGAAAGCGGTGATAGTGCGGGCAGTAAATCCGTCGAAACAGTTACAATTCATACAAATAATATTGCCGAAGCACGCAACATTTTAAATACTTTGATGGCGAGAGTGCCAAATCTGTCTCATAATAAAGCTTTTTTTATTGGTGAAGAACTGGCACGACAAGGCGTGGGGGATATTTTTGGACCCCTTGTGCGTTATCGTGAATATCGCGGTTCCATGTTTATTGCTATTGTTCGCGGTGGAACAGCACAGGATTATTTAAAGAAATTAAACCCCAAGCTGGAACTGCTGCCTTCGAAGTTTATCGAGACAATGATGCTGACACACAATGAGACGGGGTATTATGTACGATCCAATTTGCAGGAGTTTTACAAAAGCATGAAATCTGGGAGCGATTCGCCACATGCTGCATTGATTTCAACGAATTCCGTGGATGGACAAGACTTACCAAGCGGTGAAAAATTGCCCTATGAAAAGCTTAATGAATATTTGGCGGGTGATATCCCTGTTTATGGTTCTGCGGCAGCAAGCAATTTTGCTGGAACAGCCTTGTTCCGGCATGACAAGATGGTGGGAACCTTGACAACGGAAGAAACGCGGATGCTGCTTATTTTGCAAGGCAATCTGCCGCGAGCTTTTACTGTGATTGAGGACCCGCAGTTGCCAGATAAAGCCGTGAATATTCAAATGCGCCTCGGGGAGAAGCCGACTATTACTTTGTCCTCAAAAGATGGTTATCTTGTGTTTGATGTGTCTGTAATGCTTGAAGGCGAAGTGACGGCCATACCAAGCGGGATTCATTACGAACAGGGTAAAGATAAAAAACAACTTGAGGCGGAATTGTCGGCTGTAATTCAGAATCAAATAGAAAAAATGCTAAAAAAAACACAATTAATGGGTAGTGATCCTGTTGGATTTGGTTACTATAGCCGAACTCTTTTTCCTACCTATCAAGCTTGGCAGCAACAAAATTGGGACGAGATATATCCTTCCGTGCAGTTTCATATTCATGTTACAACGAAATTGCGTCGGACAGGTTTGATGGGAAAAACGTCACCCATAAAAGGAAAATAG